The genomic segment GGATTCCATGGGGGCTGACATGCGCGGTATGGCTTTTAGCCAGCGGCGTCAGCCTGTCGGCCGCAGGCGCGCTGCCGCTCGTCCAGCGTCCGGGCGAGATGCCGACGCTTGCGCCGATGCTGGCCGAGGTGACCCCGGCGGTGGTGAACATCGCTGTCATCTCGCGCAGCGAAGAATACGATAACCCGCTGCTGAATGACCCCTTTTTCCGCCGCTTCTTTAATCTTCCCGACCGCCCCCGCCCTACGGTCAGTGCGGGGTCGGGCGTAATCGTCGACGCGGCCCGGGGCTACGTGCTCACGAACCATCACGTGATCCGAAATGCCGACGAGATCGTCGTCACGACCAAGGATCGCCGCCGCTTCACGGCCAAGCTGGTGGGCTCGGATGCCGGCACCGACATCGCGTTGCTCAAGATCGAGGCGGACAACCTCAAGGCGATTCCTTTCGGCGACTCAGACGCGCTGCGGGTAGGAGACTTCGTCGTGGCGATTGGAAATCCGTTCGGGCTCGGGCAGACGGTGACCTCTGGCATCGTGAGCGCACTGGGTCGCAGCGGCATCAACGTGGAGGGCTACGAAGACTTCATCCAGACCGATGCCTCCATCAATCCGGGGAACTCTGGCGGTGCCTTGGTCAACCTCAAAGGGGAACTGGTGGGGATCAACACCGCCATCATCGCCCCTGCAGGGGGCAATGTGGGCATCGGCTTTGCGGTGCCGTCCAACATGGCACGCAAGGTCATGGATCAGTTGATCCGTTTCGGCGAGGTGCGCCGCGGCCGGCTCGGCATTACCGCACAGGACCTGACCCCCGAACTCGCCAAGGCGCTCGGGGTGAACCTGACCGAGGGGGCCGTCATCGTGGAAGTGGCAAAGGGATCTCCGGCCGAGCGGGCGGGTTTCAGAGAGCGGGACGTGATCACCGCCATCAATGGCCGGCCCGTGCGGGGTTCCAGTGACGTGCGCAACCAGTTGGGCCTTATCCCCGTGGGTGAACAAGTGGAGATCAAGGTCGTCCGAGGTGGGAAGTCCCATACGGTGACGGCCCGCATCGGCGAGGTTGGCGGCGCAGGCAGCGGCGGGGTGGCCGTAGCCCAGCTGGCCGGGGCCCGCTTCACCGACGCGGAGCGGGACGGGCGTCCCCAGGGAGTCGGCGTAGTCTCGGTGGAGCAGGACAGCGAAGCGTGGCGGCTGGGCTTGCGCCGCGGCGACGTGATCATCGCCGTGAATCAGAAGCGGGTGACGTCGGTAACTGAGCTGCGGGAGGCGCTCAAGGCTGCGGACCGTACTTTGGCGCTCACCGTCGTGCGAGGGGACTTCATCCTCAACCTGCTTGCGCGCCGGTGAGCCGTCCGCTCAGGCGGCTTTGCTTTCCTCGGACGGAGCTGAGGCGGGCCGCCTGGGCTCCGGGAGG from the Pelomicrobium methylotrophicum genome contains:
- a CDS encoding DegQ family serine endoprotease: MRRRIPWGLTCAVWLLASGVSLSAAGALPLVQRPGEMPTLAPMLAEVTPAVVNIAVISRSEEYDNPLLNDPFFRRFFNLPDRPRPTVSAGSGVIVDAARGYVLTNHHVIRNADEIVVTTKDRRRFTAKLVGSDAGTDIALLKIEADNLKAIPFGDSDALRVGDFVVAIGNPFGLGQTVTSGIVSALGRSGINVEGYEDFIQTDASINPGNSGGALVNLKGELVGINTAIIAPAGGNVGIGFAVPSNMARKVMDQLIRFGEVRRGRLGITAQDLTPELAKALGVNLTEGAVIVEVAKGSPAERAGFRERDVITAINGRPVRGSSDVRNQLGLIPVGEQVEIKVVRGGKSHTVTARIGEVGGAGSGGVAVAQLAGARFTDAERDGRPQGVGVVSVEQDSEAWRLGLRRGDVIIAVNQKRVTSVTELREALKAADRTLALTVVRGDFILNLLARR